In Leptospira perdikensis, a single genomic region encodes these proteins:
- a CDS encoding WYL domain-containing protein: MNPSTARAASKLNLIRLLASHPEGLGLEEIQSVTGHKSIAALKKDLGELYMIEMYPYSPTDAVDLDFDGEKVKIRLPIAVDSALPLSPKEWSLLRSLLVTQKTKEDSKLNDSILNKIDSVIPSGDWSPYQKSKDTIVKAIDEKKTLTIVYWKRDTKEKETRTLAPWLLWEENDSYLLAYDLTKKGFRSFRLDYILEITITDTKYTNLPDTAGEFLEGFKQLFGADSENKDVAKVWITDSASYHLGMKLNLKSTGVQKQIGDSLYREFQAPIRDKNWFIQTILGYGTSVLVSEPKELKDSIQFHLQSIAPSKPNLHTQS; this comes from the coding sequence ATGAATCCATCCACTGCTCGGGCCGCTTCCAAATTAAATTTAATCCGCCTTCTGGCTTCTCATCCAGAAGGGCTTGGGTTAGAAGAAATTCAAAGCGTTACTGGCCACAAATCAATCGCAGCTCTAAAAAAAGATTTAGGTGAGTTGTATATGATTGAGATGTATCCTTATTCACCAACTGATGCAGTGGATTTAGATTTTGATGGGGAGAAGGTAAAAATCCGACTTCCTATTGCTGTAGATTCTGCGCTCCCTCTTTCACCGAAAGAATGGTCACTCCTTAGATCACTTTTGGTCACACAAAAAACCAAAGAAGATTCCAAACTAAATGATTCTATTTTAAACAAAATTGACTCAGTGATTCCTTCTGGGGATTGGTCCCCTTATCAAAAGTCCAAAGATACGATTGTGAAAGCAATTGATGAAAAAAAAACACTAACAATTGTTTACTGGAAACGAGATACTAAGGAAAAAGAAACAAGGACACTGGCGCCCTGGTTACTCTGGGAAGAAAACGATTCTTACCTTTTGGCTTACGATCTCACCAAGAAAGGATTCCGATCTTTTCGATTGGATTATATTTTAGAGATCACGATCACTGATACAAAATACACTAATCTTCCGGATACGGCAGGGGAATTTTTAGAAGGTTTCAAACAACTGTTTGGTGCCGATTCGGAAAACAAAGACGTTGCTAAAGTATGGATTACTGACTCCGCTTCTTATCATTTAGGAATGAAACTCAACCTGAAATCTACCGGAGTCCAAAAACAAATCGGTGATTCTTTATACCGAGAATTCCAGGCTCCGATCCGAGACAAAAATTGGTTTATCCAAACCATCCTGGGATATGGAACTTCGGTTCTAGTTTCTGAGCCGAAGGAATTAAAAGACTCCATCCAATTCCACTTACAATCAATTGCCCCTTCAAAACCTAATCTTCACACGCAGTCATAA
- a CDS encoding ACP S-malonyltransferase produces MTSAKLLTGTLQNSQKFFLQFGGQGSPYLKELVKLYAEPELKEFFETSFKTIAEIAARDGKSPLLNEGFDFKAWIENPDGAPSEDYLARAPISVPGIFMTQIANYVLVSKRGYPTAELIKATGAVSGHSQGVIASALVGLGKDGADFLKAYSDFLKFVFYLGFNGQKVYPNFVVSEEIVKENEANGDKNPAPMVAVIGYTKDELEERVKKTNDSLGLKGQDTVFISLYNTPDSMILSALPSSLLAFRKQWKAEMDEKKFKFVYLKTTAPFHCPFMETSLDKFNAEDASVVPFPYTGADLKVPVYSIFDGHNLQKDGNLRDILFKMVLIEPLYWDLAIAPIFNDSAINTIIDFGPSVVSQRLTGGHLKAKNIEKQSLCASNAKELKVILEA; encoded by the coding sequence ATGACATCGGCCAAACTCCTTACTGGTACCCTCCAAAATTCACAAAAATTTTTCCTTCAATTTGGAGGACAGGGTTCACCTTATCTAAAAGAACTCGTAAAATTATACGCAGAACCAGAACTCAAAGAATTTTTCGAAACAAGTTTCAAAACGATTGCTGAAATTGCTGCCCGTGATGGTAAAAGTCCTCTTCTCAACGAAGGATTTGACTTCAAAGCTTGGATTGAGAACCCAGACGGCGCTCCATCAGAAGATTATTTGGCCCGTGCGCCAATTTCTGTTCCGGGAATCTTTATGACACAGATTGCAAATTACGTTTTGGTTTCAAAACGTGGATACCCGACTGCAGAACTCATCAAAGCAACTGGTGCTGTGAGTGGACATAGCCAAGGTGTTATTGCATCTGCACTAGTTGGTCTCGGAAAAGACGGAGCTGATTTTCTAAAAGCTTACTCTGACTTTTTAAAATTTGTTTTTTACCTCGGATTTAACGGTCAAAAAGTTTATCCTAACTTTGTTGTTTCGGAAGAAATCGTAAAAGAAAACGAAGCAAACGGTGATAAAAATCCAGCACCAATGGTTGCAGTGATTGGTTATACAAAAGATGAATTAGAAGAAAGAGTGAAAAAAACCAATGATTCTCTTGGACTCAAAGGCCAAGATACTGTTTTTATTTCTCTATACAATACTCCTGATTCGATGATTCTTTCTGCACTTCCTTCTTCACTCCTTGCATTCCGTAAACAATGGAAGGCTGAGATGGACGAGAAAAAATTTAAGTTTGTATATTTAAAAACAACTGCACCTTTCCATTGCCCATTTATGGAAACATCACTTGATAAATTCAATGCAGAAGATGCATCTGTAGTTCCATTCCCTTATACAGGTGCTGATTTAAAAGTTCCTGTATATAGTATCTTCGATGGTCACAATTTACAAAAAGATGGAAACCTTCGTGACATCCTTTTTAAAATGGTTTTGATTGAACCGCTTTATTGGGATTTGGCGATTGCACCAATTTTTAATGATAGTGCCATCAACACAATCATTGACTTTGGACCAAGTGTTGTGAGTCAAAGACTTACTGGTGGACACTTAAAGGCAAAAAACATCGAAAAACAATCATTATGTGCATCTAACGCAAAGGAATTGAAAGTAATTCTAGAAGCATAA